The Vanessa atalanta chromosome 2, ilVanAtal1.2, whole genome shotgun sequence genome has a segment encoding these proteins:
- the LOC125071059 gene encoding delta-1-pyrroline-5-carboxylate dehydrogenase, mitochondrial: MISAICSRTALRARSMERCVSSVVELPKLQDFEVQNEPVLGYRAGSRERAELVTELQRTADVTEEVPIVIGDEYIKDGEPRYQVMPHDHGRKLAKYYYASDKMIQKAIQVSSDAQKRWDRTPLEKRLRIWQVAADMMAGEHRQRLNAATMLGQSKSVVQAEIDSAAELIDFFRFNIFFLKENAKYQPISESPSVTRNSLRFRGLDGFVAAISPFNFTAIGGNLAYTPALMGNAVIWKPSDTALLSNWRIFNIMREAGLPAGVVNFVPADGPTFGRNITSSPQLAGVNFTGSVPTFNWLWNEVGKNLHNYKNYPRLIGECGGKNYHFIHPTADVQSVVTSTIRSAFEYCGQKCSACSRMYLPRSLADPIKQGLLEERAKLKIGNPTDFKIFAGAVIDDKAFARITGYIKNAKNNPKNTILGGGEFDDRKGYFVQPTIIETVDPLDKLMVEEIFGPVLTIYVYEDKDLSKALALVGSSTKFALTGAVFASDKKFLQTALEELKMTAGNFYINDKSTGSVVGQQPFGGGRMSGTNDKAGGPNYVMRWTTPQSIKETFVPLRDIDYPYMRD; this comes from the coding sequence ATGATTTCAGCGATATGTTCGAGGACCGCTCTTAGAGCGCGATCCATGGAACGCTGCGTTTCCAGCGTTGTTGAACTTCCGAAGTTACAAGATTTCGAGGTACAAAATGAACCTGTACTGGGATACCGAGCCGGAAGTCGCGAACGAGCCGAATTAGTTACTGAATTGCAACGTACTGCCGATGTAACTGAGGAAGTGCCTATCGTAATTGGTGACGAGTATATAAAAGATGGCGAACCGCGGTATCAAGTCATGCCACACGATCATGGACGCAAGCTGGCCAAATATTATTACGCCAGTGACAAAATGATTCAAAAGGCAATTCAGGTATCCAGCGATGCGCAAAAGCGGTGGGATCGTACTCCGTTAGAGAAACGCCTGCGAATCTGGCAAGTTGCAGCTGACATGATGGCTGGAGAGCATCGTCAGCGTCTAAATGCCGCCACCATGCTGGGCCAGTCGAAATCTGTTGTTCAAGCTGAAATAGATTCAGCTGCTGAACTTATTGATTTCTTTCGTttcaacattttctttttaaaagaaaatgctaAATATCAGCCTATCTCTGAGAGCCCCTCAGTCACAAGAAATTCACTCAGGTTCAGGGGTCTCGATGGATTTGTAGCTGCAATCAGTCCTTTTAATTTCACCGCTATAGGAGGTAACCTAGCTTACACCCCTGCTCTCATGGGTAATGCAGTAATTTGGAAACCGTCAGACACTGCACTCCTATCTAACTGGCGCATCTTTAACATCATGCGAGAGGCTGGTCTACCAGCTGGAGTTGTTAACTTTGTCCCTGCTGATGGCCCTACATTTGGCCGTAACATTACCTCGTCACCTCAGCTTGCTGGTGTTAACTTTACAGGATCTGTACCCACTTTTAATTGGTTATGGAATGAGGTCGGTAAAAATTTGCATAACTATAAAAACTATCCCAGACTCATTGGAGAGTGCGGAGGCAAAAACTACCACTTTATTCATCCAACTGCAGATGTACAGTCAGTTGTAACTTCAACAATACGATCAGCATTTGAATATTGTGGTCAGAAGTGCTCGGCTTGTTCAAGAATGTATCTGCCCAGGTCTCTAGCTGACCCCATTAAGCAAGGACTTCTGGAAGAGcgtgcaaaattaaaaattggcaACCCAACAGATTTCAAAATCTTTGCTGGTGCAGTTATTGATGACAAAGCTTTTGCAAGAATTACGGGGTACATTAAAAATGCTAAAAACAATCCTAAGAATACAATTCTAGGAGGTGGTGAATTTGATGATCGCAAGGGCTACTTTGTTCAACCAACTATCATTGAAACTGTGGATCCACTGGACAAACTTATGGTAGAGGAAATCTTCGGTCCTGTCTTAACTATCTATGTTTATGAAGATAAAGATCTCTCCAAGGCTCTGGCACTTGTTGGCTCTTCCACTAAATTTGCTTTAACTGGTGCAGTGTTTGCTTCAGACAAAAAGTTCTTACAAACTGCTCTGGAAGAGCTTAAGATGACCGCTGGAAACTTCTACATAAATGACAAGTCAACAGGTTCTGTGGTCGGACAGCAACCATTTGGTGGAGGTCGCATGTCTGGCACTAATGACAAAGCTGGCGGGCCCAACTATGTCATGCGCTGGACCACACCACAATCTATTAAGGAGACTTTTGTTCCCCTTCGTGACATCGACTATCCTTACATGAGAGATTAA